The DNA region GCCCCGCGCTGAAGCACGGGGCTAGAGGCCTTCGGCCGGGCGTCCTGCCGGACGCGAAGGTCGAGCGTCTCGCTCGACAGGTCGTTCGCCGTCGGTGCCCCGGGTTGAGTACCTGTTTAGCGTGCCGCCATGCGCGTAGGTTGGTGCCCCGGGTTGAAACCCGGGGCTAGAGGCCTTCGGCCGGGCGTCCTGCCGGACGCGTAGGTCGAAAAGATTGCCGACCAGGACGGTCGGCCTACGCGAAAGCCGCATTCCCCTTCAGGTCGCGTGGGGCGGAGCGTCTCGCTCGACAAGCCGTTGGTCGTTCAGCCCCGCAGGGGCGTAAGCCCTTTGCCACCAGCGTCAGCTGGTGGAATCAAGCCCCCCGAGATTGTAAGAGCTTCTGAACGGGGCGACAGAATGAGGATCGGTTTCTGCCGCCTCTTTCGGGGGCTCTTTTCATCGGTGGGGCGACGATCTGATGACGCCCACTGAGGTTGCCAGTTGCTCCAGCACGTCGAAACTTCGCTCCGCGCTGGACACCAGGGCAAGCGCAGTCTGCTCACGCCTGCTACGGCGGCTATCGGATGCCGCCCATGTTTCGCAGACAACCTGGAGCAGTCTGTCCGCTGTGCAGTCGGGGAGGTCTATCCACGGCTGTCCCGCGAGTTCTGCGAAGGCGCACACCTTAGGGTCGTAGCTGATGCCGACCGCGGAAACCGCCTGGGCGGCGGCGAAGATCAGCCCGTGCAGGCGCATGGAGACCACAATGTCTGCGGACGCTACCTGCTTGGCCAGTTCAGCCGCTCGTCGACGTCCGGTAAGCAAATGTGCGCCGGGAATCGCCGTGGCGACCGTCTGCGCCGCCTCCACGTCGTCCGGGTCCTGGAATGCCGCCACAAGGACCTCGCAGCCCGCGGTCTCCCGAAGCCACTTCCCCGCCGCCGCACAGGCCCCCAGAGCGTGTTCCCCGCCCGGCCAGCGCCGAACGGCGACAATCGCCCTGGGAGCGCCTTCGTCCAGCCCCAGACGCCCGACATAATCATCCAGCGGCCCGTCTGCCTGCTCCAGGAGCAGCGCTGGATCGGCGACCAGCGTGGCCCCGCGCACCTTCAGTTCAGCCATCAACTGGAGTGATGCCGGGTCACGCACCGTCACAGCTCTGGTCCGACGAAACTCGTGCCCCGTCCAACAGCGTACGAAACGGTTTCGGATGGGGCCGACGCCCTGCGCGAAGACCATCGCAGGCACTCGCCGGGCCCGGGCCATCGCGAGAATGCCCAGGTAGTACGCGGGCGATACGCGGCTGGTGGTGTCCTGGATGAGCCCACCGCCGCCCTGGATGAGCACATCCGCACGGCCCAGTTCGCGCCACACAGAAGGGAGCGACCATCGCTGCGCTGTGCGCACTCCATACAAGGCGGCGGTTGCATCCGGATCGGCGGACAGCACGCAGGTCTCATGCCCGGGGAAGCGCCGGTCGATGCCCTGCAGGATCGCTTCGAGAACCGCCTCATCTCCGGCGTTCCCGAAGCCGTAGTAGCCCGAGATCAGGAACCGTACAGGCGCGCGTTCGGTCACCGGGCCTCGGGCTCCTCCGGCGAGCTTGGCGATCTCGGAAGGACGCGCCGCACGGTCCACCACGCGACCCAGAGGGTGCAGGCAACCACGCAGCCTACCCAGACGCCATTGATCACACGCACCAGGGTGTAGATAAGCGGGGTGTGAATATGCCCAAAGGTGTTCACCAGCGAGACCTGGCCGATTGCTCCCAGGAGCACGCCAATCCACGCGCCGCGCCGCCAGCCGGCTGCCATATATGCCAGCGTGAGGATGAGAATCGGGTGGCCGAAGAGAGCTTCCTTAGTTCGCGGACGCACCCAAAGCAGGTCATCCAGTGCCGCGCGCACCGTGAGTTCCAGGTTCGACGGCGGCACCGGCGTCACGTTGCCCGAACGCATCAGCAGTAGCGCGAGAACCACGAGTCCGAAGATGATAAGGCCGACATGCCAGTACCGGACGGCAGCTTCCGCCGCCTCCCAGAGGCCGGCTTTCAGCGCTTTCCATTCGCCCGCGCCGGGCGCGGCCCAATGGCGCCGGTACGCTTCGCTACACCGCGCCACGAACACCGCGAAAACCACGAACAGGGGCAATACCTGGGCCAACTTCACACCGCGGAAGGTCGCGGTCTGCATCATGTGTGGCAGATCGCTGAGCATACCGGCGGCGATAAGGCCCCCCACCACGCCGATGCCGCAGATCGCCAGAAACCTGATGATTGCCGCGCCGAGCTTCGGTTTCCCGTCGCCATCACTCACGCGGATGCCCAGCAGTGCCAGAGTGGGGAAGAGGATCGCCGCGCCCAGCGCTCCGGCGCTCTGGGCCAGGCCCGTCGCCGCAAACGCCGCACCGGCAGAGAGCACAATGTCAGCGCCCACGAGCACTGCAAAGGCCTTGGCCGACAGGCCCCAGATCGATTGCACCAACCAGATCAGCGCTGCGCCGACGGCCGCCAGCATGATGAGGAGCAGGCTCGTGGTTACACGCACGTCCGGGTACACCTCGGGGTCGCCCGGCCGCAGGCCGGCTGCGAGGGCCTCCTGCTTGATATCTTCGACCAGCTTCACAGCGTCGGCCACCGGGTCGTCTGATGCCAGGAAGTACGGGCGGATGTATGCGAGCCTGACGTTCCGCTCGCGCATCGCAAGACCGTAGCGGTCGATGGCTCGGCGCACCGGTAGCTTGATCATCTCCGCCTCAGCCACCGCGTGGGAACGGATGATCTTGCTGTCCAACGCGGCTGCAAGGCCGAACTCCCCGTACTGCTTGGCCATCTCAACCTGCCCGAAACGGATGCCGAGTCTTGCCATTTCCTCGCCCGCGTACTTGACGAGATCAAAAGTCCCCAGCACCTGCACACCGAAGAACACTACGGTATCGGCGCC from Armatimonadota bacterium includes:
- the csaB gene encoding polysaccharide pyruvyl transferase CsaB; the encoded protein is MTERAPVRFLISGYYGFGNAGDEAVLEAILQGIDRRFPGHETCVLSADPDATAALYGVRTAQRWSLPSVWRELGRADVLIQGGGGLIQDTTSRVSPAYYLGILAMARARRVPAMVFAQGVGPIRNRFVRCWTGHEFRRTRAVTVRDPASLQLMAELKVRGATLVADPALLLEQADGPLDDYVGRLGLDEGAPRAIVAVRRWPGGEHALGACAAAGKWLRETAGCEVLVAAFQDPDDVEAAQTVATAIPGAHLLTGRRRAAELAKQVASADIVVSMRLHGLIFAAAQAVSAVGISYDPKVCAFAELAGQPWIDLPDCTADRLLQVVCETWAASDSRRSRREQTALALVSSAERSFDVLEQLATSVGVIRSSPHR